DNA sequence from the Chitinispirillales bacterium genome:
GCGAGAAAATCGTGTAGTCTCCCTTATCGACATCCGAACAGGCGGTAAAAAACAGAACCGCTGCAATCATTACTTTTAGAAATTTGTCTTTTTTTAACATTAAGCCATCCTTAAAAAAATTAATTGTTATAAATATCCTGTAACCATTTTTCTTTTTCCATATCTTCCGTCTTCGTCATTGCTTAGATTTTAATCTTCCGCTTCAACACCGAAACACTACCCTGTTTCACATTCAGAATAAACATCCCTTTGGCAAGATTATCCGTCTTAAGTCCTGTCGCATTCACGCCGTTTGTAGCGGTGATATTTACTCTGTTTATCAAACGTCCTTGAATATTATAAAGTTCGACTGTGTAATCTCCCGCTTTCAGATTAAGACTTATCTGTCCGTTCTTTATTCCGGCAAACGAAATAGCAGCCACTTTTTTCTCCGCAATTCTGCCGATAGGCGTCGAACCGCATTCTTGCGGCTGATTTCCCGTAACGACGCCTGTAATCGTACCGCAGGCGATTATTGTCCCGCCGTTTGTCAGCGTCGCCCCGCCGGATATACTAAGCGTTGCACTGTCGGCTACCGTAAGCGTCGTGTTGCTCGGATTTGTAAGCGCCGCGCCGTTAGGTATGCCGAGCATGTATTTTTTCTCTATCTCAAAATCTTCTTTAAGTTCTACGTCGCCGTAAACTTTACCGATATTGCCGACAAAAAGAATACCGCCCGTTCTTTTACTTTCGTCGTAATCGTCAACTCTGTTTGTAAGGACAATCGCGTCGCCGTTTAGCGTAAGACCGCCCGCCGCGCCGCCGTCTCCGCCGCCGATGCCCGATGCTGTAGAACTACCGCCTTTTGCTATAATATTGCCGCCGCTTATGGTAATTTCTCCACCGTTACCGTTTCTGCCGCCGCCGATGCCGGCGCCATAATAACCGCCTGTCGCCGTAACATTTCCACCAATTACAACAACTTCTCCGCCATTACCGCCGGCGCCGCCGCCTATACCTGCATCGTAATAACCGCCTTTTGCTATAATATTGCCGCCGCTTATGGTAATTTTCTCGCCGTCGCCTCCGTATCCGCCGCCGATGCCTACGCCTGTGCCGATGGAAGTATTACCGCCATGCGCTTCAATATTTCCGCCGTTTATGGTGATTTCACCGCTATTTCCGCCTATACCGCCACCGCCGATGCCGGCGCCGCCATAGCTACCACTGCTTTTTGCCGTAATTTTTCCGCCGTTTATGATGATTTTTCCTCCATTACCGCCAAGTATGGGATTACTACCATACGAAGAAAAACCGCCGCCGCCGCCGATGCCGGCGCCCGCACCGCTTGCCGACAATACCGACTGATTAGATGTGTTGCCGCTTATCGCTTCAATATCTCCGCCATTAATAGTAATTTCTTCGCCGGCGCCGCCGGGAGCGCCGCCGCCAATACCTGCGCCGGAACCTCTACTTGATATAATTTTTCCGTCGTTTATAACAATTTTCCCTCCACTGCCTCCAATATTATTACCATTTCCGCCACCTATACTTCCACTAATATTCCCGCCGTTTATAATAATTTCACCACCGTTACCGCCAATGTCCCCGGCGCCGCCGCCGATGCCGGCGCCAATGAGACTAATTGTCAAAACAGTTCCACCGTTAATAGTGATTTTTCCGCCGGCGCCGCCGGCGCCACTTGAATTACCTCCTCCTCCGATAGCCGCTCCCCAGCCTCCAAATGCCGTAATATTTCCGCCGTTTATGGCGATTTCTCCGGCGTTCTCGCCGTTGTCTCCGTCTCTGCCGCCGCCTATACCCGCAGAACCTGCTAAAACGTTTACCATCAATTTACCAATATTATCGCCTGTCGATTGAGCGTATATAGTTAAAGCGTTACCTTCGCAAACTTTTATTCCGGCATCGCCGGAAGTTCCGGTAACAGATAAATCGCATCCGTCTTCAAGAATAATATGCGCCGCGCCCAAAACAGTCAGCGTAGTATTGCGCGTCAATTTCATGCTTTTGTCGATAAGGTACCATCCGTTCAGATTGTCAACCGGAGCGATATTCCACGAATCTATTACCGTAACGTTATTTGCGCTTTTTACCGCGCCGCTTGAATCGATATATGCCACATTGTCCTGCGTATCGCTAAACGCCGCCGCTGCGGTAATCGCTATTGCCGCCATTACTTTTAGAAATTTGCCTTTATTTTGCATAAAGTACTCCTTAAAATTTAATTGTTTATATAACCCTGTAACCATTTTTCTTTTCCATATCTTCCGTTTTCGCCATTGCGAGGAGCATAGCGACGAAGCGATACAGCCTTTCTTCTAAATCGCGTGGGCGCAACACGGATTCGGATATTAACCGAACCTAAAACATTATGAATAACGGGAAAGAGAATAAACCTTTTGTGATAAAAACAAGAAAAGGCTGCTCTGCCATAATTCATAGTTTCGCCAAAAATTGTGAATTAAGCCATACCGAAAAGCAGAAGGCAGATAGGCAGAACAGCCTATATGTGTGCTTGTTGCACAATAGAGGCAGTTAGCCTTACCGCTTGTTTAGCAGAGGTATGGTTGAAAAGCAGGGATAAAATCCCCACAATTCACAATTTTTGGCATAGAGAAAATACTATTATGTTTTTTGATAAAACAAAAATTTATTTTTTTCTATACTTTTAAGATTAAATACGCCGCAAATTTGAAAAAATCCTATACTATTATATGGCAAAACGTACTTTACATGAAAATTTATACGTTTATGGAGTAATTTATGAAAATTTTAATGTTTATTTTGGCTGCGGCGGCGATTTTATTTGCGCAGGACGATGCAATGCAGCCGAATTCGGGAATGACGAGTTTGATACCGATGATGGTTTTGTTTTTTGTGGTGATTTATTTCTTTATGATTAGACCGGAACAAAAAAAGCAAAAAGAATTGGATAAAATGAGAAGCGCGCTCAAAAAGGGCGACGAGGTCGTAACTATCGGCGGAATATGCGGAACGGTGTATAAGATTTTGGATAAAAAAGTCGTTATAAAAATCGACGAAAAGGCTATGATGACGGTTCTTACCGCCTCAATCGCCAATATAAACTCCGCAAAAGAAGAGCAGCCTGAAGACAAAAAGACGGAAAAAGATGAAAAAATGCAAAAAACCGACAAATAAGGAAATTCCGGATGGCGGATAAACTTGAAATATACGGTTCAAAAACTCTTCGTCAAAAATCCAAAGAAGTAAATTCGTTTGACGAAACCCTTATAGAATTCGGGAATAAATTGAGAAAGCTTATGTACGAGTACGACGGCGTAGGAATTGCCGCCCCTCAGATAGGAAAGTTAATTCGCGTCATAGCGGTAGATATTCCCAATACCGAAAAAGAGTCGGTCGTTTTGGTAAACCCTAAAATTATTTGGACGTCTCAAGAAACGCAAACCGATAGCGAAGGATGTCTCAGCATTCCCGATATAAGAGCGGCGGTCAATCGTCCGCTGTCGATTTCCGTGAGTGCGTTTTCAACAAACGGCGAACAAATTTCGCTTGAAAAAATTTCCGGTTTTTTCGCTCGTATAATTCAGCATGAAATGGATCATTTGGATGGAATTTTGTTTACCGATAAAATCGATCCTTTGAAAAGAGCCCTGCTTTTAAGCAAACTAAAAAAAATCGCGAAAGAGCGTAAATCTAAATGAAGTGCAAAATTTTTTTATTTATTTTACTTTTTCTTTTATCGGGCGGCTTAACTAAAACCGCCGTAGCGGCGCGAATCTCAAGATCGGCCGATCTTAAAAAAGTAGAAAACGTCGATGCCGACGATACAAAAAATAACGTTGACGAACAAAGTCCTACGGATACCGTTTCGGCTTCAGACAATACAGACGATTTGATGGAAAGAAACGTAATATTATACCCGCTCGCCGATTCAGTCATAAATTCTCCGCGAAAAGTAAGAGTATTATTGAATAAAAATATATTTTCAAAGAATATTTTCGTTTACGGAAAAATTAAAGTATCGTCACAATCAGTCAATATAAATATTTCACAAGGGTCGCTTCGCTTTTCTACTATCGATGAAAACAGCGTTCAAATTTCAGCGCACGGACGTTCGGCGCAAGTCGCACTCCCCTGCACTCTTTCTTTTGTTTCCGTAACAAACGTTTTTTCGTACGACGCAAAAGAATATAGAGGAAATATTATCTTTACAGGCGGTAAAAACGGTATATCCGTTATAAACGTTATTAACGTCGAAGATTATCTTCGAGGCGTCGTTCCTCTTGAAATCGGAGTACGCGGCGAGCAGGAATTTGAAGCGTTGAAAGCGCAGGCGATCGCCGCAAGAACCTACACGCTTTCAAAAATCATATACGGCAAAGATAAAGAATTTGACTTGTTGCCGACAACCGCCGATCAGGTTTACGGCGGAGTGAATTGCGAATATGCGCTTTCCGACAAGGCGATTAAAGAAACGCAAGGAATCGTAATAGTAAAAGACGACGCCGCGCTTTTAGAAACTTATTATCATTCGACCTGCGCGGGAAAAACCTCGGCGATAGACGAAGTTTGGAACAGCGCGCCAAACGCTTCTTTGATTTCAAGAACCGATTTACGCCCAAACGGCGCGCCTTACTGCGGAAATTCAAATTCGTATTCTTGGAAAGAAACGTGGACGATAAATCAATTTTCGCAAATTCTGAAAAAATATTCAAAATTATCAAACGAAAAGCCGTTTGACGGAACTGTAAAATCGGTTTTTGTAGTTTCAAGAAGCGAGAGCGGAAGAATATACGATTTGGCTGTCGTATCAGAAAAGGGAACTTTCCATTACGGAAAAGATAAAATACGCTTTATTTTAAGACGTCCGACAAAAGAAGAAGAAATTTTGAGAAGCGCGAACTTTAACATAAAAATGGAAAACAATCATATATACGCCGCCGGATACGGATACGGACACGGAATAGGAATGTGCCAAACAGGGGCTATAGAGCGAGCGCGAGCGGGACAAAATTACGAAGAAATTTTGAGAGCGTATTACAACGATATCAAATTTTCAACATGGGACGAAGTCGTTATATCCACTTGCGCTTTCTGAAATAAACGAACATTACGACGACAATCAAAATCATAACCGCCCAAACGGTAAGATAACCGTAATTCCAATTCTCAATTTCCGGCATGTTTTTGAAATTCATTCCATATACGCCCGCAATAAACGTCAGCGGAGCGAATAAAGCGGAAAAAACCGTCAAAAATCTCAGCGTTTCGTTGAAACGGTTGGCTACGTCCAAATTATAAATTTGCAAGTTATCGGAAAGCATATCGCGGCATGTTTCAATAGCTTCGTTAGACCGTACGGAAATATCAAGCAAATCTTTAAAAAACGGCTTGGTGTCTTCATCTATCAAATCGCTGTCGGATGAATTCATTTGAAGAATAAATTCACTCGTCGGTCTGAAAATCCTGCGTAATTGGTTAAGTTCACGCTTTAAGAAAGTCATTAAATCTACAAGGTTATCGGAATTACCGCTCTCCAAAACCCCGTCTTCAAGATCTTCTATCTTCTCCCCTATTCTTTCCGTAATCAAAACATAATTTTCAACAACCGCGTCAATAAGCAAATATGCGAGATAATCCGCACCGCTTCTGTAAATCCTTCCTTTTTTTTTACGGATTCTATGGCGAACATATTCAAAAACATCCATTTTTATTTCTTGGAAAGTAAGTACAAAATTTTTGCCGAGAATTATGCTCACCTGTTCGTTTATTATTTCTTCGCCTTTATAACTCAGCATTTTAGTTATTGCGAAAAGATAATAATCAAAATCTTCCATCTTAGGGCGTTGGTGAGTGTTTAAAACGTCTTCTATGACAAGAGGGTGTATATCAAACAACGCTCCGATTTCTTTAACCTGTTCGTCGTCGTGAATACCGACGACATTTATCCATGAGACAACGTTCCCGTTTAAAGGAAGAACTTCTCGAATGTCGTCGACACCATATTCTTTATATTCATTCGCGCCATATTCGATAATATCTATGGAAAGGTGTTCTACTTTTTTTTCGCCGATAAACACCGCTTGTTCGGGTATTATACCGATTTCGGCGGAAGCGTCATATATTATTTCTTCTTTTTCTTTCTCTTCTTCCACTTTTCCCTCGTTTTAATAAAACGGCGGAGAGGGAGGGATTCGAACCCTCGGTAGAAACAAGCCCTACAACGGATTTCGAGTCCGCCGCATTCGACCACTCTGCCACCTCTCCTATGTCGCCGAAAATAAGTTTTGTACGACGATTAAATCAATAGATTTTTCCGTTTTTCTCAAACAAACAGACAAATTCTTTATAAATAAATAAAATTGACTTCAAAAACACACTTAAAATTTATGTTAATTGCAAATTCTTTTTATGTAGTCTATCGGACTGCCGTTTTTTCTGCTTTTATCCGAATATTCGTCATATAAAAGCGGTTCGGTTCTTATAAGGATTTGCTTTAGCGTCTTATCAGTAAGATTGCTTACGGTTCCGTCGAAATTATCAATAATAATCCACGCCTCGTTTACGCCTTTTTCACTATGCCCCTGTGTTCCGGGAGGCGCACAATAAACTCTTCTAAAATATGAAAATCCGTCACAACGCGTTAATTTCCGAAATCTCGGAGCGCCGAAATTATGCTCTCCGTCGGCAATAAAATAATTTTCCCCGTCGCCGAAAATAATAATTTTTTTACGGTAAAGTTTAATTTTTCCGCGTTCGTCTTTGTATTCCAAACGAAAATCTTTGTCGTTTTTGTCAACAGACTGTAGAATTTCAGAAATCACAAAAGACGAATCCAAAATATCGGGGGTATTGTCTTTATATGCCTGCATGGTCGAAAATCCTCCGAAAGGCGCTTGTGCAAAAATAGCAATCACATTAAATATTACCATGTAAAATGTTTTCATTTTTTATCCCTTTGTTCGTATCACAAAATAATACATGGGCGGACAAAAACAAATCAATATTTATTTTCGGCGTCGCAATTATAGAATTAACGAACAATTTGCCGAGAATTTCATGCGTTATCGGCAAGATTTTCCAAAACTTTAATTTTTTTTCAAAAAAAATATCAAAAACAAGAATTGGCACAAAATTTGCTATTCGAAGATGTATTTTTTCTGAAAATATCGGAGAACAAAATATGAAAATGAAAAAATTTACGGCGGGTACAATAAGCGAAGCGTATATCAAAGTAAAAGCGGAACTTGGAGAAGACGCGTTAATTCTGGGGACAAGAAATCTACCCGCGTCGCTTGTTCCGTTTTATAACGGCGACAAAGTAGAAGTTACCGCGGCAATCGACGAAGACAATAAAATCGCACCTGCAAGAATTCCGGAAATGGCGGTTAATACAAAAGGCAATAATCGGGAATTTTTGGCGCGTCTAAAAACTATAAATTCTACAGAAAAAGAAACACCGCCTACAAATAAAACAAGGCAAATTTTACCTGCGGAACAAAAAAATGAAGAAAAAAAAGAAACGACGGCGGAAAAACCGCAAGAATCCGTCCATATAATGAAAATACATGACGATTTGAGCGACATGAAAAAACTCCTCGCGCAAATTTTGGCGACAGGCGAATCGCGTGTTTCAGGCGGATACGCAGGAGCTTGGGCTATTTTGTACAAACGGCTTGTAGATAGCGAAATTCGAGAACTTTTAGCAAAAGACTTGCTTGACAAACTTAAACAAACTACGCCCAATCCCGGAAAAGAAATCACGAAAGCGTTTTTGCAGTCTCTTGCGGACAGTTTTCCGGTTTCCGCTTGTGAAAATGCGAGGATTCAATTTTTTGTAGGACCCACAGGCGGCGGAAAAACCACGACTATAGCAAAACTCGCGGCGTATTTTTCATTAGAAAAAAAGAAAAAATGTTCGCTTATTACAACAGACACATACCGAATTTCCGCTATTGATCAACTGCGGGCGTATGCCGAAATAGTAGATATTGATTTACAGGTAATTTATTCTCCGGACGAAGTTTCCAGCGTTATTGAAAATTGCAGTGACAGCGATGTTATTTTGGTTGACAGCGCCGGACGAAGTCAGAAAAACCGCGAACATATGGACGAGTTGGCAAATTTTATGCGTGAATTAAGCCCCGATTGCACTCATCTCGTATTGAGCGCGACGACAAAAGAATCCGATTTGGTAGAAATTGCCAAACGCTACAAACCGCTTGGAATTACGCGCTTCTTATTCACAAAACTTGATGAAACGCTTAGACTCGGAAACATTTTTAACGTTGTAAATTCAATCGGCATTCCGGTTTCATATTTCACGACCGGACAAAGCGTTCCGGACGACATAGAAACGGCGCGTTCAGCAAATTTCGTCAAAAAACTACTTGAAGGAAGTTCGTTATGAAAGACCAGGCAGAAAAATTGAGAAAAATCGTGGGAAATATTTCAAACGCCAAAACAGCAGATAAAAAAATTTGCTCAATTATGCTTTTAAGCCCGGAAAACGAAAATTTTGATATATCCGCGCCGCTTTCAAAAGCATTCGCTATGCGCGAAAAAAAGGTACTTATTATTGACGATCGTTTTGGTGTTGAAAATCTGAAAACGACGTTTAAATTCCCCCCGAAAGAAACATTGAAAAATTATTTGCAAAACGAATGTTATATCGACAATATAATTGGAAATATATGTGAAAACGTCGATTGGGTTTCCTACAGAAATTACGATTCTCCTATAGAAATAGGCAATTCGGATTTGAGCAAGTTCATTTCGGACTTATCGAGCGTCGCCGCGAATTACGATTATATTATTATTAACGGCGGAATGGAAATTTCAGAGAACACTCTTATGTTAACAAATTCCGCCGGCGCTGTTATTTTAACCGCCGCTCCGAATCCCGCTTCCATTACCGACGCTTATTCCGCACTGAAACTTTTGGTTTCGCAGATGCGGGCAAAAGAAAATATTTATTTTTTGATAAATACTAACGGAAATGAAAACGAAAGCGAAGTACAAAGCGTAAAAGAAAAGTTTTTTGCACTTACGGAAAAATTTATAAATTTCACCCCTAACTTTTTGGGATTTTTATCTTTAAAAGATTCTATAAGTTTTTCCGATAAAATAAATTCGACGGCAGAAAAAATTGACGAAAACAACATAGGTGCGAATCAAAATTTCTTTGCG
Encoded proteins:
- a CDS encoding T9SS type A sorting domain-containing protein codes for the protein MQNKGKFLKVMAAIAITAAAAFSDTQDNVAYIDSSGAVKSANNVTVIDSWNIAPVDNLNGWYLIDKSMKLTRNTTLTVLGAAHIILEDGCDLSVTGTSGDAGIKVCEGNALTIYAQSTGDNIGKLMVNVLAGSAGIGGGRDGDNGENAGEIAINGGNITAFGGWGAAIGGGGNSSGAGGAGGKITINGGTVLTISLIGAGIGGGAGDIGGNGGEIIINGGNISGSIGGGNGNNIGGSGGKIVINDGKIISSRGSGAGIGGGAPGGAGEEITINGGDIEAISGNTSNQSVLSASGAGAGIGGGGGFSSYGSNPILGGNGGKIIINGGKITAKSSGSYGGAGIGGGGIGGNSGEITINGGNIEAHGGNTSIGTGVGIGGGYGGDGEKITISGGNIIAKGGYYDAGIGGGAGGNGGEVVVIGGNVTATGGYYGAGIGGGRNGNGGEITISGGNIIAKGGSSTASGIGGGDGGAAGGLTLNGDAIVLTNRVDDYDESKRTGGILFVGNIGKVYGDVELKEDFEIEKKYMLGIPNGAALTNPSNTTLTVADSATLSISGGATLTNGGTIIACGTITGVVTGNQPQECGSTPIGRIAEKKVAAISFAGIKNGQISLNLKAGDYTVELYNIQGRLINRVNITATNGVNATGLKTDNLAKGMFILNVKQGSVSVLKRKIKI
- the yajC gene encoding preprotein translocase subunit YajC, coding for MKILMFILAAAAILFAQDDAMQPNSGMTSLIPMMVLFFVVIYFFMIRPEQKKQKELDKMRSALKKGDEVVTIGGICGTVYKILDKKVVIKIDEKAMMTVLTASIANINSAKEEQPEDKKTEKDEKMQKTDK
- the def gene encoding peptide deformylase, translated to MADKLEIYGSKTLRQKSKEVNSFDETLIEFGNKLRKLMYEYDGVGIAAPQIGKLIRVIAVDIPNTEKESVVLVNPKIIWTSQETQTDSEGCLSIPDIRAAVNRPLSISVSAFSTNGEQISLEKISGFFARIIQHEMDHLDGILFTDKIDPLKRALLLSKLKKIAKERKSK
- a CDS encoding SpoIID/LytB domain-containing protein: MKCKIFLFILLFLLSGGLTKTAVAARISRSADLKKVENVDADDTKNNVDEQSPTDTVSASDNTDDLMERNVILYPLADSVINSPRKVRVLLNKNIFSKNIFVYGKIKVSSQSVNINISQGSLRFSTIDENSVQISAHGRSAQVALPCTLSFVSVTNVFSYDAKEYRGNIIFTGGKNGISVINVINVEDYLRGVVPLEIGVRGEQEFEALKAQAIAARTYTLSKIIYGKDKEFDLLPTTADQVYGGVNCEYALSDKAIKETQGIVIVKDDAALLETYYHSTCAGKTSAIDEVWNSAPNASLISRTDLRPNGAPYCGNSNSYSWKETWTINQFSQILKKYSKLSNEKPFDGTVKSVFVVSRSESGRIYDLAVVSEKGTFHYGKDKIRFILRRPTKEEEILRSANFNIKMENNHIYAAGYGYGHGIGMCQTGAIERARAGQNYEEILRAYYNDIKFSTWDEVVISTCAF
- the corA gene encoding magnesium/cobalt transporter CorA, which gives rise to MEEEKEKEEIIYDASAEIGIIPEQAVFIGEKKVEHLSIDIIEYGANEYKEYGVDDIREVLPLNGNVVSWINVVGIHDDEQVKEIGALFDIHPLVIEDVLNTHQRPKMEDFDYYLFAITKMLSYKGEEIINEQVSIILGKNFVLTFQEIKMDVFEYVRHRIRKKKGRIYRSGADYLAYLLIDAVVENYVLITERIGEKIEDLEDGVLESGNSDNLVDLMTFLKRELNQLRRIFRPTSEFILQMNSSDSDLIDEDTKPFFKDLLDISVRSNEAIETCRDMLSDNLQIYNLDVANRFNETLRFLTVFSALFAPLTFIAGVYGMNFKNMPEIENWNYGYLTVWAVMILIVVVMFVYFRKRKWI
- the flhF gene encoding flagellar biosynthesis protein FlhF: MKMKKFTAGTISEAYIKVKAELGEDALILGTRNLPASLVPFYNGDKVEVTAAIDEDNKIAPARIPEMAVNTKGNNREFLARLKTINSTEKETPPTNKTRQILPAEQKNEEKKETTAEKPQESVHIMKIHDDLSDMKKLLAQILATGESRVSGGYAGAWAILYKRLVDSEIRELLAKDLLDKLKQTTPNPGKEITKAFLQSLADSFPVSACENARIQFFVGPTGGGKTTTIAKLAAYFSLEKKKKCSLITTDTYRISAIDQLRAYAEIVDIDLQVIYSPDEVSSVIENCSDSDVILVDSAGRSQKNREHMDELANFMRELSPDCTHLVLSATTKESDLVEIAKRYKPLGITRFLFTKLDETLRLGNIFNVVNSIGIPVSYFTTGQSVPDDIETARSANFVKKLLEGSSL